CTTTTGTGAATGCTCCTTCTCATAAAGAAGAACTTCCTGAATTAAGCGAAAAATCAACGCTTTCAGATTACCTTGCCTATGCTGCGTTGCACAATCCAGGCTTGGAAGCAGCTTTTGATCGGTGGAAAGCGGCCCTGGAAAGGGTCCCGCAGGTTAAATCCCTTCCTGACCCGAGATTCAACTATGCCTATTTTATCCGAAAGGTGGAAACGCGAGTCGGACCACAACGGCAAAAGTTTGGTCTCGTCCAGACGTTTCCCTGGTTTGGGAAGCTTTCTCTCAAGGGAAGCGGCGCCATGGAAGCGGCAAGAGTTGAGAAAGAAAAGTATGAAACCGCAAAATTAAAGCTTTTCTATAGGCTAAAGACTGCGTATTACGAATACTATTATCTTGCTCGTGCCATTGCTATCACTGAAGAAAATCTCAGCCTCGTGAAATATCTTGAAAAAGTAGCCAGGACCAATTACTCCGCGGGTATTGCGTCATACTCGGATGTCATCAAGGCCCAGGTTGAAATCGGAAAAATAGAGGATCGCAGAAGTGCCCTCAATGATTTACGTGACCCGCTCGTAGCGAAACTCAACGCAGTGCTTAACAGACCAGAGAAATCTTCACTTCCCTGGCCCACGTCAATTCCCATAGAACAAGTTTCTGTTTCTGATCAGCAACTTTTTTCCTGGCTCAAAGAAGCGAATCCCGAACTGAAAGCAAAAGACTTCCTGGCAGCCAAGGAAAAAGTGGATATCGATTTGGCAAAGAAGAATTACTTTCCTGATATCACTGTTGGTCTGGAATGGATCGACACGGAAGAGGCGCTTAAATCAGGCACGGAAGGTTCGGGGAAAGACCCCGTTATAGCGATGATTTCTGTCAATCTCCCAATTTGGCATGATAAATACAGTGCGGCAAAAAAAGAAGCCAGGGCTCGATACTCTGCGGCTCAAAAAGAACGCCATGACAGGGAAAGCACCCTGATAGCCGATCTTAAAATGGCGCTTTACCAGTTCCGGGACGCAGAGAGAAAAATCATTCTTTATAGTGATACCCTCATACCCAAGACAAAACAGTCTCTT
This genomic window from Deltaproteobacteria bacterium contains:
- a CDS encoding TolC family protein, giving the protein MHKNEKRVCYLILILFLFGCSSIHNGKYPDNFEELRNVSYSTFVNAPSHKEELPELSEKSTLSDYLAYAALHNPGLEAAFDRWKAALERVPQVKSLPDPRFNYAYFIRKVETRVGPQRQKFGLVQTFPWFGKLSLKGSGAMEAARVEKEKYETAKLKLFYRLKTAYYEYYYLARAIAITEENLSLVKYLEKVARTNYSAGIASYSDVIKAQVEIGKIEDRRSALNDLRDPLVAKLNAVLNRPEKSSLPWPTSIPIEQVSVSDQQLFSWLKEANPELKAKDFLAAKEKVDIDLAKKNYFPDITVGLEWIDTEEALKSGTEGSGKDPVIAMISVNLPIWHDKYSAAKKEARARYSAAQKERHDRESTLIADLKMALYQFRDAERKIILYSDTLIPKTKQSLEVSLQAFKTGAGTFLDIIDTQRMLLEFQLSYERSIANHAERLAELEMLVGKEIPRLSSEESKGQKNE